In a genomic window of Vigna angularis cultivar LongXiaoDou No.4 chromosome 6, ASM1680809v1, whole genome shotgun sequence:
- the LOC108341532 gene encoding uncharacterized protein LOC108341532, whose product MARVAIAVLFVAAVILALSATSVTARPCRTFIISSYSFRNPNSNTFATITEIRSFTPIFITDKRSSYDVFFPHALPQQERVNPRAPLGFASAYDFSSLRDRTKDILSVALALLFGVGCGALTAATMYLVWSVFPIRHHAAAYDDFSSDEEIDSPKKLGYVNIPAPETVAAAPTLAKGSV is encoded by the coding sequence ATGGCCCGTGTCGCGATCGCCGTCCTTTTCGTAGCCGCCGTCATCCTCGCCCTCTCCGCTACCTCCGTGACGGCGCGTCCTTGCAGGACCTTCATAATCTCCTCCTACTCCTTCCGCAACCCTAACTCCAACACCTTCGCCACCATCACCGAGATCCGATCCTTCACTCCTATTTTCATCACCGACAAACGTTCTTCCTACGACGTTTTCTTCCCCCACGCGCTCCCACAGCAGGAGCGCGTCAACCCACGCGCCCCTCTAGGGTTTGCCTCCGCGTATGACTTCTCCTCCCTCCGCGACCGCACCAAAGACATCCTTAGCGTCGCCCTCGCGCTTCTCTTCGGTGTAGGCTGCGGAGCCCTCACCGCCGCTACCATGTACCTCGTCTGGTCTGTTTTCCCTATACGCCACCACGCTGCGGCCTACGACGACTTCTCCTCAGACGAAGAGATCGATAGCCCCAAAAAGTTAGGGTACGTCAATATTCCGGCCCCGGAGACCGTTGCCGCCGCTCCAACGCTTGCCAAAGGCTCAGTATAA
- the LOC108343081 gene encoding auxin response factor 8 isoform X1 has product MKLSTSGLGQQGLEVGEKKCLNSELWHACAGPLVSLPTAGTRVVYFPQGHSEQVAATTNREIDGHIPNYPSLPPQLICQLHNVTMHADVETDEVYAQMTLQPLTPQEQKDTFLPMELGIPSKQPSNYFCKTLTASDTSTHGGFSVPRRAAEKVFPPLDFSQQPPAQELIARDLHDVEWKFRHIFRGQPKRHLLTTGWSIFVSAKRLVAGDSVLFIWNEKNQLLLGIRRANRPQTVMPSSVLSSDSMHIGLLAAAAHAAATNSCFTVFYNPRASPSEFVIPLSKYIKAVYHTRISVGMRFRMLFETEESSVRRYMGTITGISDLDSVRWPNSHWRSVKVGWDESTAGERQPRVSLWEIEPLTTFPMYPSLFPLRLKRPWHPGSSSLHDGRDEASNGLMWLRGGAVDQGLNSLNFQGAGMLPWMQQRMDPTLLGSDQNQQYQAMLAAGLQNLGSGYLMKQQMMNFQQPFHYLQQSGNSNSPLQLQSQQSVQQSVSSNMLQPQAHVLTENLSQHLLQKPHNNQEVQAQQQQHSYQESLLIPSDQLHQRQHSGVPSPSYSKPDFLDSSMKFPVSVSPGQNMLSSLCPEGSGNLLNLSRSAPSLLSEQQWTQKYAPVQVNAYGSTVSQTQYSGKDSAMVLPHLNSDAQNSTLFGVNIDSSGLLLPTTVPGYSTSSADTNSSTMPLGESGFQGSLFGCMQDSSELLQSAGHVDPQNQTQTFVKVYKSGSVGRSLDISRFSSYHELREELAQMFGIEGKLEDPPRSGWQLVFVDRENDVLLLGDDPWESFVNNVWYIKILSPEDIQKMGEQAVESLALGSGQRLNGTGAESQDIVSGPPSIGSLEY; this is encoded by the exons ATGAAGCTTTCAACATCAGGTTTGGGGCAGCAGGGATTAGAAG TAGGGGAGAAGAAGTGTCTGAATTCTGAGCTATGGCATGCATGCGCGGGGCCCCTGGTGTCCCTACCAACTGCAGGGACTCGTGTGGTTTACTTCCCTCAGGGTCATAGTGAGCag GTTGCTGCCACAACTAACAGAGAAATTGATGGACACATTCCCAATTACCCGAGCTTGCCACCCCAGTTAATTTGTCAACTGCACAATGTTACAATGCAT GCAGATGTTGAAACGGATGAAGTGTATGCTCAAATGACATTGCAGCCGTTGACTCCG CAAGAGCAGAAAGATACATTTCTTCCTATGGAATTGGGCATTCCCAGTAAGCAGCCATCAAATTATTTTTGCAAGACATTAACAGCCAGTGATACCAGTACACATGGAGGATTCTCTGTTCCTCGTCGTGCTGCTGAGAAAGTTTTCCCTCCACTG GATTTCTCACAGCAGCCACCAGCACAGGAACTGATTGCCAGGGATCTCCATGATGTTGAATGGAAATTTCGGCATATTTTTCGGG GACAGCCGAAACGACACCTTCTTACTACAGGCTGGAGTATATTTGTTAGTGCCAAGAGACTCGTGGCTGGAGATTCTGTGCTTTTCATTTG GAATGAGAAGAATCAGCTTCTTTTGGGAATCCGCCGTGCCAATAGACCACAAACTGTAATGCCATCATCGGTTCTATCCAGTGATAGCATGCACATTGGACTTCTTGCTGCTGCTGCCCATGCTGCAGCGACTAATAGCTGTTTTACCGTGTTTTATAATCCGAG GGCTAGTCCATCTGAGTTCGTCATACCactttcaaaatatatcaaagctGTGTACCATACACGTATTTCTGTTGGTATGCGTTTCAGGATGCTTTTCGAGACTGAAGAATCAAGTGTCCGCAG GTACATGGGTACAATAACTGGCATAAGTGATTTGGATTCTGTTCGGTGGCCGAATTCTCATTGGCGCTCTGTCAAG GTTGGTTGGGATGAATCAACAGCTGGGGAGAGACAACCACGAGTGTCTCTGTGGGAAATTGAGCCATTAACAACATTCCCTATGTACCCGTCATTATTTCCCCTTAGACTGAAACGTCCATGGCATCCTGGCTCCTCATCTCTGCATG ATGGTAGAGATGAAGCAAGTAATGGGCTGATGTGGCTGAGGGGTGGAGCTGTAGACCAAGGTCTCAATTCGCTAAATTTTCAAGGAGCTGGTATGTTGCCCTGGATGCAGCAGAGAATGGACCCCACTTTACTAGGAAGTGATCAGAATCAACAGTACCAAGCCATGTTGGCAGCTGGGTTGCAGAATCTAGGCAGTGGATATCTCATGAAGCAACAAATGATGAATTTTCAACAGCCTTTCCACTATCTTCAGCAATCAGGAAACAGCAATTCTCCTTTGCAACTTCAGTCGCAGCAATCAGTTCAACAATCTGTATCTTCTAACATGCTGCAGCCACAAGCCCATGTACTGACAGAGAACCTCTCTCAGCACCTACTTCAGAAACCGCACAACAATCAAGAAGTCCAAGCGCAACAGCAGCAGCATTCTTATCAAGAATCGCTCTTAATTCCAAGTGATCAGCTCCATCAGAGACAACACTCTGGCGTTCCTTCACCATCGTATTCAAAACCAGATTTCTTGGATTCGAGCATGAAGTTCCCTGTTTCAGTTTCTCCCGGACAAAACATGCTTAGTTCACTTTGCCCTGAAGGAAGTGGAAATCTCTTGAATTTATCAAGGAGTGCTCCGTCCTTACTGAGTGAACAGCAATGGACTCAAAAGTATGCACCTGTGCAGGTCAATGCTTATGGAAGCACTGTGTCGCAGACACAATATTCTGGAAAAGATTCTGCAATGGTGCTACCACATCTTAACTCAGATGCCCAAAATTCAACTCTATTTGGTGTCAATATTGATTCATCTGGCCTTCTTCTTCCCACCACAGTCCCTGGTTACAGCACCTCATCTGCGGATACTAATTCATCAACAATGCCATTAGGGGAGTCTGGTTTCCAGGGTTCTCTGTTTGGTTGCATGCAAGATTCGTCAGAGTTGTTGCAAAGCGCAGGGCATGTTGATCCACAAAACCAGACTCAAACCTTTGTGAAG GTATACAAATCAGGGTCTGTTGGGCGCTCACTTGACATATCCCGGTTCAGCAGCTATCATGAACTGCGTGAGGAGTTGGCTCAGATGTTTGGAATTGAGGGCAAGTTGGAAGACCCTCCTAGATCAGGCTGGCAGCTTGTGTTCGTTGACAGGGAGAACGATGTTCTTCTCCTTGGAGACGATCCGTGGGA ATCATTCGTGAATAATGTTTGGTATATCAAAATACTTTCACCTGAAGACATTCAGAAAATGGGGGAACAAGCAGTGGAATCCCTTGCTCTAGGTTCAGGACAAAGGCTCAATGGCACTGGTGCTGAGTCTCAGGACATTGTTTCTGGACCACCATCAATTGGCTCACTTGAATACTGA
- the LOC108343081 gene encoding auxin response factor 8 isoform X2, with the protein MKLSTSGLGQQGLEGEKKCLNSELWHACAGPLVSLPTAGTRVVYFPQGHSEQVAATTNREIDGHIPNYPSLPPQLICQLHNVTMHADVETDEVYAQMTLQPLTPQEQKDTFLPMELGIPSKQPSNYFCKTLTASDTSTHGGFSVPRRAAEKVFPPLDFSQQPPAQELIARDLHDVEWKFRHIFRGQPKRHLLTTGWSIFVSAKRLVAGDSVLFIWNEKNQLLLGIRRANRPQTVMPSSVLSSDSMHIGLLAAAAHAAATNSCFTVFYNPRASPSEFVIPLSKYIKAVYHTRISVGMRFRMLFETEESSVRRYMGTITGISDLDSVRWPNSHWRSVKVGWDESTAGERQPRVSLWEIEPLTTFPMYPSLFPLRLKRPWHPGSSSLHDGRDEASNGLMWLRGGAVDQGLNSLNFQGAGMLPWMQQRMDPTLLGSDQNQQYQAMLAAGLQNLGSGYLMKQQMMNFQQPFHYLQQSGNSNSPLQLQSQQSVQQSVSSNMLQPQAHVLTENLSQHLLQKPHNNQEVQAQQQQHSYQESLLIPSDQLHQRQHSGVPSPSYSKPDFLDSSMKFPVSVSPGQNMLSSLCPEGSGNLLNLSRSAPSLLSEQQWTQKYAPVQVNAYGSTVSQTQYSGKDSAMVLPHLNSDAQNSTLFGVNIDSSGLLLPTTVPGYSTSSADTNSSTMPLGESGFQGSLFGCMQDSSELLQSAGHVDPQNQTQTFVKVYKSGSVGRSLDISRFSSYHELREELAQMFGIEGKLEDPPRSGWQLVFVDRENDVLLLGDDPWESFVNNVWYIKILSPEDIQKMGEQAVESLALGSGQRLNGTGAESQDIVSGPPSIGSLEY; encoded by the exons ATGAAGCTTTCAACATCAGGTTTGGGGCAGCAGGGATTAGAAG GGGAGAAGAAGTGTCTGAATTCTGAGCTATGGCATGCATGCGCGGGGCCCCTGGTGTCCCTACCAACTGCAGGGACTCGTGTGGTTTACTTCCCTCAGGGTCATAGTGAGCag GTTGCTGCCACAACTAACAGAGAAATTGATGGACACATTCCCAATTACCCGAGCTTGCCACCCCAGTTAATTTGTCAACTGCACAATGTTACAATGCAT GCAGATGTTGAAACGGATGAAGTGTATGCTCAAATGACATTGCAGCCGTTGACTCCG CAAGAGCAGAAAGATACATTTCTTCCTATGGAATTGGGCATTCCCAGTAAGCAGCCATCAAATTATTTTTGCAAGACATTAACAGCCAGTGATACCAGTACACATGGAGGATTCTCTGTTCCTCGTCGTGCTGCTGAGAAAGTTTTCCCTCCACTG GATTTCTCACAGCAGCCACCAGCACAGGAACTGATTGCCAGGGATCTCCATGATGTTGAATGGAAATTTCGGCATATTTTTCGGG GACAGCCGAAACGACACCTTCTTACTACAGGCTGGAGTATATTTGTTAGTGCCAAGAGACTCGTGGCTGGAGATTCTGTGCTTTTCATTTG GAATGAGAAGAATCAGCTTCTTTTGGGAATCCGCCGTGCCAATAGACCACAAACTGTAATGCCATCATCGGTTCTATCCAGTGATAGCATGCACATTGGACTTCTTGCTGCTGCTGCCCATGCTGCAGCGACTAATAGCTGTTTTACCGTGTTTTATAATCCGAG GGCTAGTCCATCTGAGTTCGTCATACCactttcaaaatatatcaaagctGTGTACCATACACGTATTTCTGTTGGTATGCGTTTCAGGATGCTTTTCGAGACTGAAGAATCAAGTGTCCGCAG GTACATGGGTACAATAACTGGCATAAGTGATTTGGATTCTGTTCGGTGGCCGAATTCTCATTGGCGCTCTGTCAAG GTTGGTTGGGATGAATCAACAGCTGGGGAGAGACAACCACGAGTGTCTCTGTGGGAAATTGAGCCATTAACAACATTCCCTATGTACCCGTCATTATTTCCCCTTAGACTGAAACGTCCATGGCATCCTGGCTCCTCATCTCTGCATG ATGGTAGAGATGAAGCAAGTAATGGGCTGATGTGGCTGAGGGGTGGAGCTGTAGACCAAGGTCTCAATTCGCTAAATTTTCAAGGAGCTGGTATGTTGCCCTGGATGCAGCAGAGAATGGACCCCACTTTACTAGGAAGTGATCAGAATCAACAGTACCAAGCCATGTTGGCAGCTGGGTTGCAGAATCTAGGCAGTGGATATCTCATGAAGCAACAAATGATGAATTTTCAACAGCCTTTCCACTATCTTCAGCAATCAGGAAACAGCAATTCTCCTTTGCAACTTCAGTCGCAGCAATCAGTTCAACAATCTGTATCTTCTAACATGCTGCAGCCACAAGCCCATGTACTGACAGAGAACCTCTCTCAGCACCTACTTCAGAAACCGCACAACAATCAAGAAGTCCAAGCGCAACAGCAGCAGCATTCTTATCAAGAATCGCTCTTAATTCCAAGTGATCAGCTCCATCAGAGACAACACTCTGGCGTTCCTTCACCATCGTATTCAAAACCAGATTTCTTGGATTCGAGCATGAAGTTCCCTGTTTCAGTTTCTCCCGGACAAAACATGCTTAGTTCACTTTGCCCTGAAGGAAGTGGAAATCTCTTGAATTTATCAAGGAGTGCTCCGTCCTTACTGAGTGAACAGCAATGGACTCAAAAGTATGCACCTGTGCAGGTCAATGCTTATGGAAGCACTGTGTCGCAGACACAATATTCTGGAAAAGATTCTGCAATGGTGCTACCACATCTTAACTCAGATGCCCAAAATTCAACTCTATTTGGTGTCAATATTGATTCATCTGGCCTTCTTCTTCCCACCACAGTCCCTGGTTACAGCACCTCATCTGCGGATACTAATTCATCAACAATGCCATTAGGGGAGTCTGGTTTCCAGGGTTCTCTGTTTGGTTGCATGCAAGATTCGTCAGAGTTGTTGCAAAGCGCAGGGCATGTTGATCCACAAAACCAGACTCAAACCTTTGTGAAG GTATACAAATCAGGGTCTGTTGGGCGCTCACTTGACATATCCCGGTTCAGCAGCTATCATGAACTGCGTGAGGAGTTGGCTCAGATGTTTGGAATTGAGGGCAAGTTGGAAGACCCTCCTAGATCAGGCTGGCAGCTTGTGTTCGTTGACAGGGAGAACGATGTTCTTCTCCTTGGAGACGATCCGTGGGA ATCATTCGTGAATAATGTTTGGTATATCAAAATACTTTCACCTGAAGACATTCAGAAAATGGGGGAACAAGCAGTGGAATCCCTTGCTCTAGGTTCAGGACAAAGGCTCAATGGCACTGGTGCTGAGTCTCAGGACATTGTTTCTGGACCACCATCAATTGGCTCACTTGAATACTGA
- the LOC108342537 gene encoding psbQ-like protein 3, chloroplastic, whose translation MELRSLILQPNLSHLFPTFTCCVKLKPSFRHLQQKELSLKFTRRVGFLAIITPLILGGEDIFSTQNANAFDFRFVAPDMTAEEALRGVRNHAQDLLQVKELLESESWTEAQRYLRQSSAVLKKDIYIIIQSKPGIERPELRKLYSTLFNNVTRLDYAARGRDGPQVWQCYENIVVAVNDIIYRL comes from the exons ATGGAGTTAAGATCATTGATTTTGCAACCAAACTTGTCGCACTTGTTTCCAACATTCACATGCTGTGTTAAACTCAAACCTTCTTTCCGGCATTTACAGCAGAAGGAATTATCATTGAAATTCACCAGAAGGGTGGGATTTTTGGCAATCATAACCCCCTTGATTTTGGGTGGAGAAGATATTTTTAGTACACAAAATGCAAATGCATTTGATTTTAGATTTGTGGCCCCTGACATGACAGCTGAAGAGGCCCTGCGTGGTGTGAGAAATCATGCACAAGATTTGTTACAAGTTAAAGAATTGTTAGAGTCAGAATCGTGGACAGAAGCACAAAGATATCTAAGACAGAGCTCAGCAGTTCTCAAGAAAGACATATATATCATAATCCAGAGCAAGCCTGGAATTGAGAGGCCAGAACTAAGGAAGCTTTATTCCACTCTCTTCAACAATGTAACTAGA CTAGATTATGCAGCAAGGGGTAGAGATGGACCACAAGTGTGGCAGTGTTATGAGAACATTGTTGTGGCTGTCAATGACATTATATACAGATTATAG